A genomic region of uncultured Paludibaculum sp. contains the following coding sequences:
- a CDS encoding discoidin domain-containing protein, with protein sequence MKPMILAVLALGLTLQAQDYTRGVGIYPGDPKQHFGPVLRPDPAPTHNLALRRPAYHSSSYDYNLTAQLVTDGIKDTRAPRWVAVSTSQQGLLKKNEREWLLDGNWVSGVVLRGKQAWVQFEIGGDNVPEVDRIEIDARLVAQGEPENWNCTVSGSNDGQTWKNLGQTSHMARPTGEILRSVKFEQPARSRFYRIQFRNARATAWQANEVTFFRNNTQVHLGGPWNFTSAWKPAGAGPEWVSVDLGVESKIERVVLTWIRRAAEGSLEISQDGDNWQAVQPLPATGGSADTIRLPQPVQARYVRLRLTKPATAEGYLLSEFEVFGTGGLAPQPKPAPAARADGRLDLTGGAWRVQRDSLVQGNGPVLSQPGYRDADWVVATVPGTVLTSYYNAGALPDPNFGDNQLMISDSFFHADFWYRNEFVAPATPAGRNVWLNLDGINWKAEVYLNGTRLGRVEGGFLRGRFDISELVRRGARNAVAIRIEKLAHPGSIKEKTYESPDKNGGVPGADNPTYHAAIGWDWIPTIRGRDTGIWNNVYLTTSGAVTLENPFVTTTLPLPDTSRADVAMEVTLHNHSAAAVSGVLSGHFGEVPVNVKVTVPAGGEQRVKMDPSTHPVLRLQNPKLWWPTGYGQPDLYPVALRFETAGGALSDEKSFQAGVRQFTYSEDGGALRMWINGRRFIPRGGNWGFGESMLRYRGREYDAAVRYHREMNFTMIRNWVGQIGEDEFYEACDRHGIVVWQDFWLANPWDGPDPDNNSMFLSNVKDTVLRIRNHASVGLYCGRNEGFPPKPIDDGIRAALDTLHPGIHYISSSADDVVSGHGPYQAMPLKSYFTERATPKFHSEMGMPNIVGMDSLRQMMPESGMWPQGRMWGLHDFCLTGAQGGASFLGRIENSYGGAKNIAEWIELAQFVNYEGHRAMFEAQSKYRMGLLIWMSHPTWPSFVWQTYDYYLEPGAAYFGSKKASEPLHIQWNPATDMVEVVNYSAGSQQGLSARLQIFNLDGTSKWTKTVAVDSSEDSTVMVAKMEYPADLSTVHFLRLELSKDSRLVSRNVYWRGLQDADFKALRELPKVRLASSTSVRREGDVWHMSTQVHNISTAPALMVRAKAVRSTSGDRILPVVYDDNYIALMPGESQTIVTEVRDADTRGEAPRILIEGYNVSEVIAERAGGQ encoded by the coding sequence ATGAAACCAATGATTCTGGCCGTTCTGGCACTGGGGTTGACACTCCAGGCGCAGGACTACACCCGAGGCGTCGGCATCTATCCAGGCGACCCCAAACAGCACTTCGGACCGGTCCTCCGGCCAGACCCCGCTCCCACCCACAACCTGGCGCTGCGCCGCCCGGCGTACCATTCCAGCAGCTATGACTACAACTTGACCGCGCAACTCGTCACTGACGGCATCAAGGACACGCGCGCTCCGCGGTGGGTAGCGGTTTCCACCAGCCAGCAGGGCTTGCTGAAGAAGAACGAGCGCGAGTGGCTGCTGGACGGCAATTGGGTCAGCGGTGTGGTGCTGCGCGGCAAGCAGGCCTGGGTTCAATTTGAGATCGGCGGCGACAATGTGCCCGAAGTGGACCGCATCGAAATCGACGCCAGGCTGGTGGCCCAAGGCGAACCCGAGAACTGGAACTGCACCGTAAGCGGCTCCAACGACGGGCAAACCTGGAAGAATCTTGGCCAGACCAGCCACATGGCCCGGCCCACTGGGGAAATTCTGCGCTCCGTGAAGTTCGAGCAACCGGCCCGTTCCAGGTTCTATCGAATTCAGTTCCGGAACGCGCGCGCCACCGCGTGGCAGGCGAACGAGGTGACGTTCTTTCGGAACAACACGCAGGTCCACCTGGGTGGCCCCTGGAACTTCACCAGCGCCTGGAAACCGGCGGGCGCGGGCCCGGAGTGGGTGTCGGTCGACCTGGGTGTCGAATCGAAGATCGAGCGCGTCGTGCTCACGTGGATTCGACGTGCCGCCGAAGGTTCGTTGGAAATCTCGCAGGACGGGGACAACTGGCAGGCTGTGCAGCCCTTGCCCGCCACTGGCGGCTCAGCTGATACCATCCGTCTCCCCCAGCCCGTCCAGGCGCGCTACGTGCGGCTGCGGCTCACCAAACCGGCCACGGCAGAGGGGTACCTCCTGAGCGAGTTCGAGGTCTTCGGCACCGGCGGACTGGCACCTCAACCCAAGCCGGCTCCCGCCGCGCGGGCCGATGGGCGCCTCGATCTGACCGGCGGCGCCTGGCGCGTGCAACGCGATTCCCTGGTCCAGGGCAACGGCCCCGTACTCTCGCAGCCCGGATACCGCGACGCCGATTGGGTCGTCGCCACGGTCCCCGGCACCGTCCTCACCAGCTACTACAACGCCGGCGCCCTGCCCGACCCCAACTTCGGCGACAACCAACTGATGATCTCCGACTCGTTCTTTCACGCCGATTTCTGGTACCGCAACGAGTTCGTCGCACCGGCCACACCGGCCGGCCGCAACGTCTGGCTGAATCTCGACGGCATCAACTGGAAGGCCGAGGTCTACCTCAACGGCACTCGTCTCGGGCGAGTGGAAGGCGGGTTCCTGCGGGGCCGTTTCGACATCTCGGAGCTCGTGCGGCGCGGAGCGCGAAATGCCGTCGCCATTCGCATCGAGAAACTGGCCCACCCCGGCAGCATCAAGGAGAAGACCTACGAGAGCCCCGACAAGAACGGCGGCGTCCCAGGTGCCGACAACCCGACCTATCATGCCGCCATCGGCTGGGACTGGATCCCCACCATCCGCGGAAGGGATACCGGCATCTGGAACAACGTCTATCTGACTACCAGCGGCGCGGTCACCCTCGAAAACCCGTTCGTGACAACAACCCTGCCGCTGCCGGACACCAGCCGGGCCGACGTTGCCATGGAGGTGACTTTGCACAATCACTCCGCCGCGGCTGTGAGCGGAGTCCTCAGCGGCCACTTCGGAGAGGTGCCGGTCAACGTGAAGGTGACCGTCCCTGCCGGAGGCGAACAACGGGTAAAGATGGATCCCTCCACCCACCCTGTCCTGCGCCTCCAGAACCCGAAGCTGTGGTGGCCCACCGGCTATGGCCAGCCGGACCTCTACCCCGTGGCCCTACGGTTTGAGACCGCCGGCGGAGCACTTTCGGACGAGAAGTCGTTCCAGGCCGGCGTCCGCCAATTCACCTACAGTGAGGACGGCGGCGCGCTACGCATGTGGATCAACGGCCGGCGCTTCATCCCACGCGGCGGCAACTGGGGCTTCGGCGAGTCGATGTTGCGCTATCGCGGGCGGGAGTACGACGCCGCCGTCCGCTATCACCGCGAAATGAACTTCACCATGATCCGCAACTGGGTGGGCCAGATTGGAGAAGACGAGTTCTACGAGGCGTGCGACCGCCACGGCATCGTGGTCTGGCAGGACTTCTGGCTGGCCAATCCGTGGGACGGCCCGGATCCCGACAACAACTCGATGTTCCTTTCGAATGTGAAGGATACGGTCCTGCGGATTCGAAATCACGCCTCCGTGGGGTTGTACTGCGGGCGCAACGAGGGCTTCCCGCCCAAACCAATCGACGACGGCATCCGCGCGGCCCTCGACACCCTGCACCCTGGCATTCACTACATCTCCAGCTCGGCCGACGATGTCGTCAGCGGCCACGGCCCTTACCAGGCGATGCCGCTAAAGTCCTACTTCACTGAGCGCGCAACGCCCAAGTTCCACAGCGAAATGGGTATGCCCAATATCGTGGGCATGGACAGCCTGCGCCAGATGATGCCGGAATCCGGCATGTGGCCGCAGGGCCGCATGTGGGGTCTCCACGACTTCTGCCTTACCGGCGCGCAGGGCGGCGCGTCCTTCCTGGGCCGCATCGAGAACAGCTATGGCGGCGCGAAGAACATTGCGGAATGGATCGAACTCGCCCAATTCGTCAACTACGAAGGACATCGTGCGATGTTTGAGGCCCAGAGCAAATACCGCATGGGCCTTTTGATCTGGATGAGCCATCCAACGTGGCCATCATTTGTATGGCAAACATACGACTATTATCTGGAACCCGGTGCCGCCTATTTCGGAAGCAAGAAGGCATCGGAGCCGCTCCACATCCAGTGGAACCCGGCCACCGACATGGTCGAAGTTGTGAACTACAGCGCCGGCAGCCAGCAGGGATTGTCAGCGCGGCTACAGATCTTCAACCTGGATGGCACCTCGAAATGGACGAAGACAGTGGCCGTGGACTCCAGCGAAGACAGCACCGTGATGGTAGCAAAGATGGAGTATCCGGCCGATCTCTCCACAGTGCACTTCCTGCGCCTCGAACTGTCAAAAGACAGCCGCCTGGTCTCTCGGAACGTCTACTGGCGCGGGCTTCAGGACGCGGATTTTAAGGCCTTGCGAGAACTGCCGAAAGTGCGGCTGGCCTCATCTACCAGCGTGCGGCGCGAAGGAGATGTATGGCATATGTCCACTCAGGTGCATAACATCTCGACGGCCCCCGCGCTGATGGTGCGGGCGAAGGCGGTGCGGTCCACCAGCGGTGACCGCATCCTGCCCGTTGTGTATGACGACAATTACATTGCCCTGATGCCGGGCGAGTCTCAAACCATCGTCACCGAAGTGCGCGATGCCGACACCCGCGGCGAGGCCCCGCGCATCCTGATTGAGGGCTACAACGTTTCGGAAGTGATAGCCGAGCGGGCCGGTGGACAATAA
- a CDS encoding pyridoxal phosphate-dependent aminotransferase: MSLSQMARSIHESVTLKLNQTAAQLREKGEPVIHLGGGEPKSKTPIDAIVACTGVLNSGDIKYTPPDGIPMLKKAIIRYTEEHYGRLARPENVVASCGAKQAIMAALIAVLDPKDEVIFPAPYWVSYPEMVKLAGGVPVPIVPEDGSFHPTIREIEDAVGSYTKAIILNSPNNPSGVMYSRDFIGQVVELAARKSLYLIMDDTYNRLVFDGRTPVNCYDFSHEDLDQSKLVVINCVSKMYAMTGFRIGWAVGSRELVQAMATIQSQQTSGPATPSQWAAAGALNGIQNSIEALRLTLENNRNILIDQLNAFPGLRVTKPDGAFYCFPDFSHYEKNSQKLAEFLLQKVRVVTVPGREFGMEGHLRISFCGTAKEITQGVERIRWALDPTAPNELFLGDRRLVRDWM, from the coding sequence ATGAGCCTCAGCCAGATGGCCCGCTCCATCCACGAGTCCGTCACGCTCAAGTTGAACCAGACCGCCGCTCAGCTCCGCGAAAAAGGCGAGCCCGTGATCCACCTGGGCGGCGGCGAGCCGAAGAGCAAAACGCCCATCGACGCCATCGTCGCCTGTACGGGCGTTTTGAACTCCGGCGACATCAAGTACACCCCGCCGGATGGCATCCCCATGCTGAAGAAAGCCATCATCCGGTACACCGAGGAACACTATGGCCGGCTGGCGCGGCCCGAGAATGTCGTTGCGTCCTGCGGGGCCAAGCAGGCCATCATGGCGGCGCTGATCGCGGTGCTCGATCCCAAAGACGAGGTCATTTTCCCGGCTCCGTATTGGGTGAGCTATCCGGAGATGGTGAAGCTGGCCGGAGGCGTGCCGGTGCCCATCGTCCCGGAGGACGGTTCGTTCCACCCCACTATTCGCGAGATCGAAGACGCGGTTGGCAGCTATACCAAAGCCATCATTCTAAATAGTCCGAACAACCCTTCGGGCGTTATGTATAGCCGCGACTTCATCGGTCAGGTGGTCGAGCTCGCCGCGCGCAAGTCGTTGTACCTCATCATGGACGACACCTATAACCGGCTGGTGTTCGACGGCCGCACACCTGTGAATTGCTATGACTTCTCGCACGAGGACCTGGACCAGTCGAAGCTCGTGGTCATCAATTGCGTGTCGAAGATGTATGCCATGACGGGCTTCCGCATCGGCTGGGCCGTCGGCAGCCGCGAGTTGGTCCAAGCCATGGCGACCATCCAATCGCAGCAGACATCCGGTCCGGCCACCCCGTCTCAATGGGCGGCGGCCGGCGCCCTGAACGGCATCCAGAACTCCATCGAGGCCCTGCGGCTGACACTGGAAAACAACCGCAACATCCTGATCGATCAACTGAACGCGTTTCCCGGCCTGCGAGTTACCAAGCCGGATGGGGCCTTCTACTGCTTCCCCGACTTCAGCCACTACGAGAAGAACTCGCAGAAACTGGCGGAGTTCCTTCTCCAGAAAGTCAGGGTGGTGACCGTGCCAGGCCGGGAGTTCGGCATGGAAGGTCACCTGCGCATCAGCTTCTGCGGGACGGCCAAGGAGATCACGCAGGGCGTGGAGCGGATCCGCTGGGCTCTCGACCCGACAGCGCCCAATGAGCTGTTCCTGGGTGACCGCCGGCTGGTCAGGGACTGGATGTGA
- the pckA gene encoding phosphoenolpyruvate carboxykinase (ATP), producing MSRYPDTPTPATAQANAAASVYGLQNHGLGNLGRVYWNLSEPALYEESIFRGEGYLSHDGPLVVHTGKHTARAAADKFVVREPSSEEYIWWGQHNRPFPAENFHALLARVHAYLQGRDVFVQDCFGGADPAYRLPVRIITEDAWHSLFARTMFLKPDNLDAYRNHVPEFTVIAAPGFNASPLIDSTRTETFIVLNLAARLAIIGGTCYGGEIKKTVFTVLNALLPLDGVLPMHCSANVGEAGDSAIFFGLSGTGKTTLSADPMRHLIGDDEHGWSDDGVFNFEDGCYAKVIRLSESAEPQIHACTRRFGTILENVVFDPRTRKLDLNDDRLTENTRAAYPLRYIDNALPEKRAGHPRNVVFLTCDASGVLPPIARLTPDQAVYHFMSGYTSKIAGTEIGLGIEPEITFSACFGAPFMVHHPYKYAMMLKSKLLAHGARVWLVNTGWTGGPFGVGKRISIQHTRALLNAALSGGLDAVEFWRDEVFGVMVPRTCVGVPESILDPANTWPSREDYRRKYDTLAARFIENFRLLTSEEGIPAGLEEHGPHRS from the coding sequence ATGAGCCGATACCCTGACACACCCACACCCGCGACCGCCCAGGCGAACGCCGCCGCGAGCGTATATGGCCTTCAGAATCATGGCCTTGGCAATCTTGGCCGGGTCTACTGGAATCTGTCGGAGCCGGCCCTCTACGAGGAGTCGATCTTCCGAGGCGAGGGCTATCTGTCCCATGACGGGCCGCTGGTGGTGCACACTGGCAAACACACCGCCCGGGCCGCGGCGGACAAGTTCGTCGTCCGCGAGCCGTCTTCGGAGGAGTACATCTGGTGGGGCCAGCACAACCGTCCATTCCCGGCGGAGAACTTCCACGCTTTGCTGGCGCGGGTCCATGCCTACCTGCAGGGTCGCGACGTCTTTGTCCAGGATTGCTTTGGCGGAGCCGACCCAGCCTACCGCCTGCCCGTGCGGATCATCACCGAAGACGCCTGGCATAGCCTGTTTGCCCGCACCATGTTTCTGAAGCCGGACAATCTGGACGCGTACAGGAATCATGTGCCGGAGTTCACCGTGATCGCCGCACCTGGCTTCAATGCCAGCCCGCTAATCGACTCCACGCGGACAGAGACATTCATAGTTCTGAACCTGGCGGCCCGCCTGGCCATCATCGGCGGCACCTGCTACGGGGGCGAGATCAAGAAGACGGTCTTTACCGTATTGAATGCCCTGCTGCCGTTGGATGGGGTGCTGCCCATGCACTGCTCCGCCAACGTAGGCGAGGCCGGCGATTCCGCCATTTTCTTTGGCCTTTCCGGGACCGGCAAGACGACGCTCTCCGCCGACCCCATGCGGCATCTGATTGGCGACGACGAACACGGCTGGTCCGACGATGGGGTCTTCAACTTCGAGGACGGGTGCTATGCCAAGGTGATCCGGCTGTCGGAATCGGCGGAACCGCAGATCCATGCCTGTACGCGGCGCTTTGGGACGATTCTGGAAAACGTGGTCTTCGATCCACGCACACGGAAGCTCGACCTGAATGACGACAGGCTGACGGAGAACACGCGCGCCGCCTATCCGCTGCGCTACATCGACAACGCGCTGCCGGAGAAGCGGGCCGGGCATCCCCGGAATGTTGTGTTTCTGACCTGCGACGCCTCTGGGGTGCTGCCGCCCATCGCGCGGCTGACCCCCGACCAAGCCGTTTACCATTTCATGAGCGGGTACACGAGCAAGATCGCCGGTACCGAGATCGGGTTGGGCATCGAGCCGGAGATCACCTTCAGCGCCTGCTTCGGCGCGCCGTTCATGGTGCATCACCCCTACAAATACGCCATGATGCTGAAGTCGAAACTGCTCGCGCACGGCGCGCGGGTCTGGTTGGTGAACACCGGTTGGACCGGTGGCCCGTTCGGGGTAGGGAAGCGGATCAGCATCCAGCACACCCGTGCATTGCTGAACGCGGCGCTGAGCGGAGGACTGGACGCCGTCGAGTTCTGGCGCGACGAGGTGTTCGGCGTGATGGTGCCGAGAACGTGTGTGGGCGTCCCCGAATCGATCCTGGATCCGGCCAACACCTGGCCGAGCCGCGAAGACTACCGGCGGAAGTACGATACGCTGGCCGCGCGCTTCATTGAGAACTTCCGGCTGCTGACCAGTGAGGAAGGCATCCCCGCCGGCCTGGAGGAGCACGGACCGCACCGAAGCTAA
- a CDS encoding Ig domain-containing protein gives MVTKKIFLALLLLLAAVTPSFAASAVYTFTGVASDGRTLSFQYTAPALVTSSTVVAASQASCSPACEDIGLFPNAQLNYDLVVVDVRNPGLSPTAFTFYFPSGSFGTVGAYRTNSTAGSATTGLLTVQTVGAPFVTTTALPRGSVGVPYSTTITGQGGSGSLGYSLASGSLPAGLALNASGVLSGTPTTSGTSQFAIRVTDAAQASSTRSFSLVVAQGLAITSLSPLTGGTVGLPYVVNLTASGGSPSYSWTLESGSLPPGLSLSPSGALSGTPFAGGTFTFTVRATDTASATATQVFAISISSLLTITTNSTLPGGAVGSSYTAPLAVVGGAAPHTWTIISGQLPAGLSLSSAGLISGTPTASGLSNFTVKVQDAGLNLATQSFTLTIGLGLTVTTVSPLPTGVAGSAYQYTLTAAGGTPAYSWINAGGSLPAGLSLSQLGVISGTPTTPGASTFFARVVDATATPATLPLSISILPALQITTPSALPAATPGLAYSQILSVSGGSSPYNWSLAGGSMPTGLTLSTTGLLSGTPTTAGTFNFVTRVTDAASGFSLQSFNLSVGSTLAITTSSPLPNAPLNTAYSQTLTVTGGTAPFTFGVVSGSLPTGLSLSTTGVVSGTPTVAGTSTFTVLVMDGGGLTATKELTITTGTAGFNIDSPSILPGGTQGVAYSQALAASGGTAPYSWLVTDGVLPPGLTLSTAGAVTGTPTTVGTYTFSVRATDASSTTTTKSMSITVALSGSGLTITTSSPLPVAPLNQPYSVTMAGSGGTSPYIWTFSGGSIPPGLLLNTNGMISGTPTMAGTYSFSILLTDHAGASVQGVFSLTVGSGLTITSSSTLPSGNVGSAYSQTLGASGGTPPYIFSLQAGTLPSGLQLNTGGLLAGIPLTVGTSTFTVRVQDSTGASVTGSFTVAIGAVVSGLTISPSSLPGGSLGVFYSQTLTASGGTAPYIFSLFSGTLPSGINIASGGNLSGTPISSGSFVFTIRVVDSVGTAALQLYTISIGSTIQINTPSPLPTGSVNVFYSQTLSGGGGTAPYSWSISSGSLPTGMVFSTVGTISGTPTSGGTYVFVVRLADATGASTTQSYTLTINGGVTITTPSPLPDGSVGSSYFLTFGANGGTGPYNWSVVSGAMPPGLSLATSGALTGVPSTQGQYQFVVKILDGAGLSSSAPFTLTINSGTVLPRAGIIAQLATGADWKTTIVLLNPGSSPAQVRVNLMAEDGTPLILPLTVTQSGSSITTTAAVVDRTIPANGLLQIESEAAISTTTVGWADVRSAATLSGYAIFRQRGGDGRDSEGTSPLETKYPTNVLIPYDHTSSFSTGVALVNLDTAGTLTAILRDDSGNEITRDVVSMGANGHISFSLPVRFPILNGRRGTVEFVNNQNTGTVSLGLRFSPTLSFTSVPVTPR, from the coding sequence ATGGTCACCAAAAAGATCTTCCTTGCTTTGCTTCTGCTGCTCGCAGCAGTTACGCCGTCGTTCGCCGCAAGCGCTGTGTATACTTTCACCGGTGTTGCGTCAGACGGACGCACCCTTAGTTTCCAGTACACCGCCCCAGCCCTGGTCACGTCGTCGACAGTAGTGGCCGCCTCGCAGGCATCCTGCTCACCGGCGTGCGAGGATATCGGGCTTTTCCCGAATGCGCAGTTGAACTATGACCTAGTGGTGGTGGATGTCCGCAATCCTGGCCTATCGCCGACGGCCTTCACCTTTTATTTTCCATCTGGATCGTTCGGAACGGTCGGTGCCTACCGGACGAACTCCACAGCCGGTTCCGCAACCACCGGCTTGCTGACGGTACAGACAGTGGGCGCTCCGTTCGTCACCACGACGGCGCTGCCGCGCGGTTCGGTCGGCGTCCCCTATTCGACGACGATCACCGGGCAAGGCGGGAGCGGCAGCCTGGGTTACTCCCTGGCCTCGGGATCGTTGCCCGCCGGGCTGGCGTTGAATGCCAGCGGCGTCCTCAGCGGCACGCCCACCACCTCGGGTACTTCGCAGTTCGCCATCCGCGTGACGGATGCGGCGCAAGCCTCTTCCACCCGAAGCTTCTCCCTAGTGGTCGCCCAGGGCTTGGCGATCACCAGCCTCAGTCCACTGACGGGCGGTACGGTGGGTCTGCCCTACGTCGTCAACTTGACCGCTTCGGGCGGGAGCCCCAGCTATAGTTGGACTCTGGAGTCCGGTTCGCTTCCTCCGGGGTTGTCACTCTCTCCCTCGGGGGCCCTGAGTGGGACACCGTTTGCCGGGGGCACATTTACCTTCACGGTGCGGGCCACCGATACGGCGAGCGCCACGGCGACCCAGGTGTTTGCGATCAGCATCTCGTCGCTGCTGACGATCACCACCAACTCGACGCTGCCGGGTGGCGCAGTGGGCTCCTCCTACACGGCACCCCTGGCCGTCGTGGGCGGTGCGGCTCCTCATACGTGGACGATTATCTCGGGCCAACTCCCTGCCGGGTTGTCACTCTCTTCAGCAGGCCTGATCAGCGGCACACCAACCGCGTCGGGGTTGTCGAACTTCACCGTCAAGGTGCAGGACGCCGGGCTGAACCTGGCGACTCAGTCGTTCACACTGACTATCGGGCTCGGGCTCACGGTGACAACCGTGTCGCCGCTGCCCACCGGCGTCGCGGGTTCGGCCTATCAGTACACGTTGACCGCCGCGGGTGGAACCCCCGCCTACTCCTGGATCAATGCCGGCGGATCGCTTCCGGCCGGCTTGAGCCTCTCCCAACTTGGCGTGATCTCCGGCACGCCCACCACGCCTGGGGCCAGTACGTTCTTCGCTCGTGTGGTGGATGCGACCGCCACGCCGGCGACGCTTCCGTTGAGCATCTCGATTCTCCCGGCGCTGCAAATCACCACGCCCAGTGCGCTGCCCGCGGCGACGCCGGGGCTAGCCTACAGTCAGATTCTGTCGGTGTCCGGCGGCTCATCTCCCTACAACTGGAGCTTGGCCGGCGGTTCGATGCCGACGGGACTGACTCTGTCGACCACCGGCCTTCTCTCGGGTACGCCCACCACGGCCGGTACCTTCAACTTTGTGACTCGTGTCACGGATGCGGCGTCGGGCTTCTCCCTGCAGTCGTTCAACCTGTCGGTCGGGTCAACGCTGGCCATTACGACCTCGTCGCCCCTGCCGAATGCCCCGCTGAACACGGCCTACTCCCAGACTCTGACCGTCACCGGTGGCACGGCTCCCTTTACGTTCGGCGTGGTGAGCGGATCGCTGCCGACGGGTCTGTCACTCTCCACGACTGGTGTCGTTTCAGGGACTCCGACCGTAGCAGGCACTTCGACCTTCACCGTCCTCGTCATGGATGGCGGGGGTCTCACCGCCACGAAAGAGCTGACAATCACCACTGGCACAGCGGGCTTCAATATCGATTCGCCGTCGATCCTGCCCGGCGGCACCCAGGGCGTCGCCTACTCGCAGGCTCTGGCGGCCAGCGGGGGCACGGCGCCTTATAGTTGGCTCGTGACTGACGGTGTTTTGCCTCCAGGACTGACGCTGTCGACTGCCGGCGCCGTCACGGGCACACCGACCACGGTGGGCACCTACACCTTCTCCGTCAGAGCCACGGATGCATCCAGCACTACCACCACAAAGTCGATGAGTATCACCGTGGCGCTGAGCGGGTCCGGGCTGACCATTACGACCTCTTCCCCTCTGCCGGTTGCGCCGCTCAACCAGCCGTACTCCGTCACGATGGCCGGTTCCGGCGGAACGTCTCCCTACATCTGGACATTCTCGGGCGGCTCAATCCCCCCGGGGCTCCTTCTGAATACCAACGGCATGATCAGCGGAACACCTACCATGGCCGGCACGTATTCGTTCAGCATTCTTCTGACCGACCATGCCGGGGCGTCCGTGCAGGGCGTCTTTTCTCTGACCGTGGGCTCCGGACTGACGATTACTTCGTCGTCGACGCTGCCTTCCGGCAATGTGGGCAGCGCGTACTCGCAGACGCTGGGCGCATCAGGCGGAACGCCTCCCTACATCTTCTCCCTGCAAGCCGGCACGCTCCCCAGCGGCTTGCAGCTCAACACCGGCGGACTGCTGGCCGGCATCCCCTTGACCGTCGGCACTTCGACGTTCACGGTTCGCGTCCAGGATTCGACGGGGGCGTCGGTGACCGGCAGTTTCACAGTTGCCATTGGCGCCGTGGTTTCCGGGCTGACCATCAGTCCGTCCTCGTTACCGGGCGGATCGCTGGGTGTGTTCTATTCCCAGACGCTGACGGCTTCGGGCGGTACGGCACCTTACATCTTCTCCCTGTTTTCGGGCACGCTGCCTTCGGGGATCAATATAGCCTCGGGCGGGAATCTGAGCGGAACGCCCATTTCCAGCGGGTCATTCGTGTTTACCATCCGGGTGGTTGATAGCGTGGGGACGGCGGCATTGCAGTTGTATACGATCTCGATCGGGTCCACGATCCAGATCAACACGCCCTCTCCACTGCCCACGGGTTCGGTGAACGTCTTCTACTCGCAGACCCTGTCGGGAGGGGGCGGCACAGCACCCTACAGTTGGTCGATTTCCTCGGGCAGCCTGCCGACGGGCATGGTCTTCTCCACGGTTGGCACCATCAGCGGCACTCCGACATCGGGCGGCACCTATGTCTTTGTCGTCCGGCTGGCAGACGCGACCGGTGCAAGCACTACACAGTCGTACACGCTTACGATCAATGGCGGCGTCACCATCACGACGCCCTCGCCGTTGCCGGATGGCAGTGTCGGATCGAGTTACTTCCTGACATTCGGAGCCAACGGCGGGACGGGTCCATACAACTGGAGCGTTGTGTCCGGAGCGATGCCTCCTGGCCTGTCCCTTGCCACCAGCGGTGCTCTCACCGGCGTCCCGTCGACGCAGGGCCAGTATCAGTTCGTGGTGAAGATTCTCGACGGTGCCGGGCTTTCCTCCTCGGCGCCGTTCACGCTGACGATCAACTCCGGGACCGTGCTACCGCGCGCGGGCATCATCGCCCAACTCGCTACTGGGGCCGATTGGAAGACAACCATCGTGCTGCTGAATCCCGGCTCCTCACCCGCCCAGGTGCGGGTGAACCTCATGGCGGAGGACGGCACGCCACTGATCCTGCCGCTGACGGTGACACAGTCCGGCTCGTCGATCACAACGACCGCGGCGGTGGTGGATCGCACCATCCCCGCCAACGGCTTGCTCCAGATCGAATCGGAGGCGGCGATCTCCACCACGACCGTGGGCTGGGCGGATGTACGCAGCGCCGCCACGCTCTCCGGATATGCCATCTTCCGCCAGCGTGGAGGAGATGGCCGCGATTCCGAAGGGACGTCTCCGCTCGAAACGAAATACCCCACAAATGTTCTAATTCCCTATGACCACACTTCCAGTTTCTCCACTGGAGTAGCGCTGGTGAACCTCGATACCGCGGGCACATTGACTGCGATTCTGCGGGATGACAGCGGTAACGAAATCACGCGCGACGTCGTTTCCATGGGCGCGAACGGACACATATCCTTCTCGCTGCCCGTGCGCTTCCCCATTCTGAACGGCCGGCGCGGGACCGTTGAGTTCGTCAATAACCAGAACACGGGAACGGTTTCGCTGGGCCTCCGCTTCAGTCCGACGCTCAGCTTCACATCGGTTCCGGTCACCCCCCGCTAA